ATCACAGGAGGTTGCTGATAGTTTGCTTCTTCAATGCATCACTGCCATTTACTTCAGATTTTAGAATGCACGTGCTTTATTGTCTAGTCAAATTTACATGATAGTTTCTTTGGTAAAGAGATGTATGCGATGATAAGAAAGCAATTAGTTCATTCAGTAGTCCTGCtcttatatatatacatacatatttGCTTACTGTTAGTATGATGTGTGTGTGTTTTCTACTTTGTCGGTATGATGGGTTTTCTTTGATAAAGAACCACCGCTAAAATAGTCCACTATGTGCGCAGGCAAGGTCATTTTGGAGGCTGGGATTCTTACAATCGTGGTTGTCTTGAGCCTCACTGCTTACACCTTCTGGGCTGCAAGGAGGGGCAAGGACTTTAGCTTCCTTGGTCCTTTCCTATTTGCTTCTCTGATGATTTTGCTCGTCTTTGGGTTCATTCAGGTCAGATGCCGTCCGTTCCCTTCTCTAGTTAGGTGTGTCGCCCATTTATCTATCAGTCTTCTCTATTCTACAATACACATACTGATCATGACTTCTGTTTGCAGATCTTCTTCCCGCTGGGCAAGCTCTCTCACATGATCTATGGCGCGCTGGCAGCACTCATCTTCAGTGGCTACATTGTCTATGACACGGGCAGCATCATCATGCGTTACAAGTATGACGAGTATGTCTGGGCTGCCGTCACGCTCTACCTTGACATCATCAATCTGTTCCTGGGCCTGCTGACTCTGTTTAGGGCGTGTGACAACTAGGCACGTCTTCCTGCCCCTGCTCTCTCGTGCTTCAAATCCCGTCGACGAATTTGGTATCCTGATGAGTCCTTGACATGAAGAATTGTATAGTCTGGTCTGTCTCGCTGGCACGGTGAAAATGTTGCTTACTTTAGTTCAGTTGATCCCTAGTATAGAGGAAACATAAGAAAACCGTGCGTCGGTTCTATTCTATGGATGATGGATGTGATGTTGTATTTAGGGGGTCTTTGACATGCTGAATTGGTGGTGCTGCGTTTCTGATTTCATTTGTGTAGCCGTGTGGCTTCTGGACGAGGGCAATATTGCTTCCTGGCTCATATGAATTGGTCTCTTGGCCTGCCTAGTGGGTGGCGTTTCTCATCATAATAAGACGCCATGCAAAAGTCCACTCTTTTGCATCATAGTTAGGTTGATTCATTTTTCTAATGAAAAATGCAAATGGTGCCTAAAGATAGCAAAATTAAATATATGTATTGATTAAGTTTCCCAAACCTTCTCTAGTAGTCATGACAAGAAATGTACACTATATTGGATTGCTATTCTTACAAGCTGCTTCAAAAGGTACTACTAGTTATGAATTGTTCGAAGAGTGCACGAAGAGAAATTAAGACATGAGAACTGCCAATGTGAGGTTGTAATTGTCACCATCAAGGATAAAATATAGGATCGATTGTCACCATCAAGGATAAAATATAGGATCGAAACCATCGCTCATGTGACATGTACATAGGCTCATTACAGCCCTCTTGCAATGAATTGTGCATGACACACACATCATGGTAGATCTACCCTTTTCAAAGAAAAGCACAACAACACGGTTGCCACTTCTTGAGAGACTTTTTCACGTCCTAATTTATCCATAATAAGACCTCATGCGAATTTTCACTTTTCTGGACCATATTTTGGGTTTTTTTTTTATATTTATGTTATGAAAAAAATGCAAATGGTGCCTAAATACAACAAGTTTTTTTTATAGAAAGATTTCAATATCCATTTGGGGTTGCTTCTTGTGCAGATTGCACATGCTGGGGTGGACGTGCCCACTTTTTGGCACAATACAACAAGTTGATTTGTACATCATTTACACATATAAAATTCGTATAACAACATAAAAGATGCATTTCAATAATGTTTCTGAAAGTATAGACAAAGATTTACGAAAGTGCTTGCATATTTTATGAAATCCCACCAATTTCTAAAAGTTCGTCATTATCGCTCCGTCAATACTCCCAACCACTCTTCTGCCTCCCTCTCTTCTCCCCTAGATCTTGCACCATCCTGATGGCGTATGGTTCCATTTCTGGCAAACTCTGAAGCGGGAACGTCCGCAAACCTTCTCCGCGTACCCTAAAACCTAACCATAATGACCAGGTGTTCTCCCCCTCCTGCCCCACCCAACGCCCTCTAATATTTGGAGGTGCGTATAAATTTCTACATGTTGTTCATTTTGTCCTCTTGATGTAATTACATCTATGGTTACTTGTGCAAGAATTCCAACTTTGGATTTGTATTATGGTATGAACTGCGAGTCATTCTATCTAGGGTTATGGTTAAGTTTCCATGTTCTTATTAAAATTACTGTACTAATGACTTATTATGTTTTGAGGAATGTATGATTATTTCTTATTTACACATAGCATGTTCTAGTTTATCCAATCTAGAAGCATGTCTCATTCTACCGGAGACAATACACGATTATTTATTGATACTTTGTATTTATGGATTCTTTGATAACTTATACATATATATTCATGTCAATGATGAATGTGCAAATTAGCAAGTTGTCATTGATATTCAGCTACCGCCACAAAATGAACACATGTATATGAGCGGGTAATGTTAGAGACCATGAAGGAGAAGACTGCTTGAATACCCGAATGTATGAAGAAACATTGTCTTGGTAATGCTGGTCTACTAGATTTTGCCTCTATAGCACATTCTTTTGTGTATGGTGGTGTACAATAGGATGTTGAGATAGATAAAGATTCAAAGGAGGTATTTGATTTCTATGAGATTAAAATAGCCAAATAGGTCTGTTGGAAACTCTTCTCATTAGATCCAGATTTATTGTGTATTGTATTACTAGCCTTGCTAAATCATTGTTTCGAACTTTATCTCAGCGAGTGAATTCcaacaacactacaaaaaaatacacttccgtgatgatacgtgtttgtcacagtaggtcgcgttttttgtcatgcatgtacatccatgatgattttatgacagaatcaagatagtcatacatgtgctgtcgtagaagtgttctatgacattaccaaaattatcatcacggaagtgtccacttccatgacgataaatcgcgcgtcacagaagtgctttcgtcaagggtgaccgacacg
The Aegilops tauschii subsp. strangulata cultivar AL8/78 chromosome 3, Aet v6.0, whole genome shotgun sequence genome window above contains:
- the LOC109733487 gene encoding protein LIFEGUARD 2 → MKGGDVEAGTAAPYPGTTESPELRWALIRKIYVVLCLQLLLTAVVAVVVVKVRAIPHFFVSSYAGLGLYIFILIFPFIVLCPLHIYRQKHPVNLLLLGVFTVAISFSVGLTCAFTSGKVILEAGILTIVVVLSLTAYTFWAARRGKDFSFLGPFLFASLMILLVFGFIQIFFPLGKLSHMIYGALAALIFSGYIVYDTGSIIMRYKYDEYVWAAVTLYLDIINLFLGLLTLFRACDN